The following proteins come from a genomic window of Microbacterium lemovicicum:
- the rpmA gene encoding 50S ribosomal protein L27, with the protein MAHKKGASSTRNGRDSNAQRLGVKRFGGQQVLAGEIIVRQRGTHFHPGANVGRGGDDTLFALEAGAVQFGQKGGRKVVNIVAAAE; encoded by the coding sequence ATGGCACACAAAAAGGGCGCAAGCTCCACCCGCAACGGTCGTGACTCCAACGCTCAGCGCCTCGGCGTGAAGCGCTTCGGCGGCCAGCAGGTCCTCGCCGGCGAGATCATCGTCCGTCAGCGCGGCACGCACTTCCACCCGGGCGCCAACGTCGGCCGCGGTGGCGACGACACGCTGTTCGCCCTCGAGGCCGGCGCTGTCCAGTTCGGCCAGAAGGGCGGCCGCAAGGTCGTCAACATCGTCGCAGCGGCGGAGTGA
- a CDS encoding Rne/Rng family ribonuclease encodes MADDTDRTDHHHDDAAQDGQLSPQEHPAPESSDAEAPSAEAEASEPAASAEPEAAAPAEPEAAPPADTADDAEQASTDSPDAGATDQAAGPAEPEAASTAASAPAAESSPEQAPAPEAAEEKALPTAVSLGLLPEVFVSSVSTQLMFYAPEIAALPPLPAPEPTFEANEESASSARRRNRRRGGEGRDEASDTPPAPPRQRAVELITEPQRIKGSTRLEAKKQRRRDGREAGRRRTVVTEAEFLARRESVDRVMIVRSKNNRVQIAVLEDNVLVEHYVARNQDASLIGNVYIGRVQNVLPSMEAAFVDIGRGRNAVLYSGEVDWDNVETGNQPRRIELALKSGDRVLVQVTKDPVGHKGARLTSQISLPGRYLVYVPAGAMNGISRKLPDTERARLKRILKEVLPESSGVIVRTAAEGATEEQLTRDVQRLTAQWEHISRQIESIPAPSLLHSEPDLLVKIVRDVFNEDFTRMLIQGEDAQSTISSYLAGVAPDLLERVEKYEGDGDPFDDYRVTEQIEKALDRKVWLPSGGSLVIDRTEAMTVVDVNTGKFVGTGGNLEETVTKNNLEAAEEIVRQLRLRDIGGIIVVDFIDMVLESNRDLVLRRLVECLSRDRTKHQVAEVTSLGLVQMTRKKLGLGLLETFSEPCDVCAGRGVVVHHDPVARHRSGGPGAAPMGRRPRSTSQPAGGPVGGTHVITEGAKSALAQIAASTIHPVQGAEPVVVETDAAASVVVDDQADERATFAERPERGERPERAKKQRKKRPAQNGGAPRSEAESLLDTVLNALPEPKAPGQGRGRRRVTTAALTGTPVSHTTED; translated from the coding sequence ATGGCTGATGACACCGACCGAACAGACCACCACCACGACGACGCGGCGCAGGACGGGCAGCTGAGTCCGCAGGAGCACCCGGCACCGGAGAGCAGCGACGCGGAAGCGCCCTCGGCAGAAGCCGAGGCGTCCGAGCCCGCGGCATCGGCTGAGCCTGAGGCCGCGGCGCCCGCCGAGCCCGAAGCCGCGCCGCCCGCCGACACGGCGGACGACGCCGAGCAGGCATCGACCGACTCTCCCGATGCGGGGGCCACCGACCAGGCCGCAGGACCGGCCGAGCCGGAGGCCGCCTCCACCGCGGCTTCCGCGCCCGCCGCTGAATCCTCGCCCGAGCAGGCGCCGGCACCCGAGGCCGCGGAGGAGAAAGCCCTCCCGACGGCCGTCTCGCTCGGGCTGCTTCCGGAGGTGTTCGTCTCCTCCGTCTCCACGCAGCTGATGTTCTACGCACCGGAGATCGCGGCACTGCCGCCGCTGCCTGCTCCGGAGCCGACCTTCGAGGCGAACGAGGAGTCCGCCTCGTCGGCACGCCGCCGCAACCGCCGTCGCGGGGGCGAGGGCCGGGACGAAGCATCCGACACCCCGCCCGCGCCGCCGCGCCAGCGCGCCGTGGAGCTCATCACCGAGCCGCAGCGCATCAAGGGCTCGACGCGCCTCGAGGCGAAGAAGCAGCGTCGTCGCGACGGCCGCGAAGCCGGACGCCGCCGCACCGTGGTCACCGAGGCGGAGTTCCTCGCTCGCCGCGAGTCCGTCGACCGCGTCATGATCGTGCGCTCCAAGAACAACCGCGTGCAGATCGCGGTGCTCGAGGACAACGTGCTCGTGGAGCACTACGTCGCACGCAACCAGGACGCCTCGCTCATCGGCAACGTCTACATCGGCCGCGTGCAGAACGTGCTGCCGTCGATGGAGGCCGCGTTCGTCGACATCGGCCGGGGACGCAACGCCGTGCTGTACTCGGGCGAGGTCGACTGGGACAACGTCGAGACCGGCAACCAGCCGCGCCGCATCGAGCTCGCCCTCAAGTCGGGCGACCGCGTCCTCGTGCAGGTGACCAAGGATCCCGTGGGTCACAAGGGCGCCCGACTCACGAGCCAGATCTCGCTGCCCGGCCGCTACCTCGTGTACGTGCCGGCCGGTGCCATGAACGGCATTTCGCGCAAGCTCCCCGACACCGAGCGCGCCCGTCTCAAGCGCATCCTGAAGGAGGTGCTCCCCGAGTCCTCCGGCGTGATCGTGCGCACGGCCGCCGAGGGCGCCACCGAGGAGCAGCTCACCCGCGACGTGCAGCGTCTCACGGCGCAGTGGGAGCACATCAGCCGCCAGATCGAGTCGATCCCGGCCCCGTCGCTGCTGCACTCTGAGCCCGACCTGCTGGTGAAGATCGTCCGCGACGTCTTCAACGAGGACTTCACGCGCATGCTCATCCAGGGGGAGGACGCGCAGTCCACCATCTCGTCCTACCTCGCCGGTGTCGCACCCGACCTCCTCGAGCGCGTGGAGAAGTACGAGGGCGACGGCGACCCGTTCGACGACTACCGCGTCACGGAGCAGATCGAGAAGGCGCTCGACCGCAAGGTCTGGCTGCCCTCCGGCGGCTCGCTGGTCATCGACCGCACCGAGGCCATGACGGTCGTGGACGTCAACACGGGCAAGTTCGTCGGCACCGGCGGCAACCTCGAGGAGACGGTCACCAAGAACAACCTCGAGGCGGCCGAGGAGATCGTCCGCCAGCTCCGTCTGCGCGACATCGGCGGCATCATCGTCGTCGACTTCATCGACATGGTGCTCGAATCCAACCGCGACCTCGTGCTCCGCCGCCTGGTGGAGTGCCTCAGCCGCGACCGCACGAAGCACCAGGTGGCCGAGGTCACGTCGCTCGGACTCGTGCAGATGACGCGCAAGAAGCTCGGCCTCGGCCTGCTCGAGACCTTCAGCGAGCCCTGCGACGTGTGCGCCGGCCGCGGCGTCGTGGTGCACCACGATCCCGTCGCCCGTCACCGCAGCGGCGGACCGGGAGCGGCACCGATGGGCCGTCGCCCCCGCAGCACCAGCCAGCCGGCCGGTGGACCCGTGGGCGGCACGCACGTCATCACCGAGGGCGCAAAGTCGGCTCTCGCGCAGATCGCCGCCTCGACGATCCACCCGGTCCAGGGCGCGGAGCCGGTCGTCGTGGAGACGGATGCTGCGGCATCCGTCGTCGTGGACGATCAGGCCGATGAGCGCGCGACGTTCGCGGAGCGACCCGAGCGCGGCGAGCGTCCGGAGCGGGCGAAGAAGCAGCGCAAGAAGCGTCCGGCGCAGAACGGCGGTGCTCCGCGGAGCGAAGCCGAGTCGCTGCTGGACACCGTGCTGAACGCCCTTCCCGAGCCGAAGGCCCCGGGCCAGGGGAGGGGACGCCGGCGCGTCACCACCGCCGCCCTCACCGGCACGCCGGTCAGCCACACGACCGAGGACTGA
- a CDS encoding DUF4031 domain-containing protein: MTVLIDDPRWPAHGRLWAHLVSDSDLDELHAFAAVNGLPRRGFDRDHYDVPEEAHARLVAAGARHVDGHTLVRALIASGLRVTARQRRGR, encoded by the coding sequence ATGACCGTGCTGATCGACGACCCGCGCTGGCCGGCCCACGGCCGCCTGTGGGCGCACCTGGTCAGCGATTCCGACCTCGACGAGCTGCACGCCTTCGCGGCGGTGAACGGCCTGCCTCGGCGCGGCTTCGACCGCGACCACTACGACGTGCCCGAAGAGGCGCACGCCCGGCTCGTGGCCGCCGGCGCACGTCACGTCGACGGTCACACGCTCGTCCGGGCGCTCATCGCGTCAGGGCTGCGCGTGACGGCTCGGCAGCGCAGAGGCCGGTGA
- the ndk gene encoding nucleoside-diphosphate kinase has protein sequence MSTEETLVLVKPDGVARGLTGVILGRIEAKGYSLVDIRLAEPDRDVLARHYAEHEGKPFYEPLIEFMMSGPSVAIRLAGNRVIEGFRSLAGTTDPTTAAPGTIRGDLGRDWGLKVQQNLVHGSDSPESAARELGIWFA, from the coding sequence ATGTCCACTGAAGAGACCCTCGTCCTGGTCAAGCCCGACGGCGTCGCCCGCGGGCTGACGGGAGTGATCCTGGGCCGCATCGAGGCGAAGGGCTACTCGCTCGTCGACATCCGCCTCGCGGAGCCCGACCGCGACGTCCTGGCCCGGCACTACGCCGAGCACGAGGGCAAGCCCTTCTACGAGCCGCTCATCGAGTTCATGATGTCGGGACCGTCCGTGGCGATCCGCCTCGCCGGCAACCGCGTCATCGAGGGGTTCCGCTCCCTGGCCGGCACCACCGACCCGACGACCGCGGCACCCGGCACGATCCGCGGCGACCTCGGCCGCGACTGGGGCCTGAAGGTCCAGCAGAACCTCGTGCACGGCTCCGACAGCCCGGAGTCGGCCGCGCGGGAGCTCGGCATCTGGTTCGCCTGA
- the proB gene encoding glutamate 5-kinase, translating to MTARARGELAGARRVVVKVGSSSISGDNAARIQPIVEALAEAHRRGTEVVLVSSGAIATGMPFLALDARPTDLATQQAAAAVGQNILIYRYQEALRPFAIVAGQVLLTAGDLENPAHRSNARRAMERLLGLRILPIVNENDTVATHEIRFGDNDRLAALVAELIGADALVLLSDIECLYTRPPDEPGAQPIRHVRFGDDLSQHEFGSVVVNSVGTGGAATKVSAARVAAAAGVGVLVTSADLVSEALRGADIGTWFDPDPSAPAPATTGTVRAPESVAAVDTLGR from the coding sequence ATGACCGCGCGCGCCCGCGGGGAGCTCGCCGGCGCCCGCCGGGTCGTCGTGAAGGTCGGATCCTCCTCGATCAGCGGTGACAACGCCGCGCGCATCCAGCCGATCGTCGAGGCCCTCGCTGAGGCGCACCGCCGGGGCACAGAGGTGGTGCTGGTGTCGTCGGGTGCGATCGCGACCGGCATGCCGTTCCTCGCGCTGGATGCCCGACCCACCGACCTCGCGACCCAGCAGGCCGCCGCGGCGGTAGGTCAGAACATCCTGATCTACCGCTACCAGGAGGCCCTGCGCCCGTTCGCGATCGTCGCCGGACAGGTGCTCCTGACCGCGGGCGACCTCGAGAACCCCGCCCACCGCTCGAACGCGCGCCGCGCGATGGAGCGGCTGCTGGGGCTGCGCATCCTCCCGATCGTGAACGAGAACGACACCGTCGCCACGCACGAGATCCGCTTCGGCGACAACGACCGGCTCGCCGCCCTGGTGGCCGAGCTCATCGGCGCCGACGCGCTCGTGCTGCTCAGCGACATCGAGTGCCTCTACACGCGGCCGCCGGACGAGCCCGGGGCCCAGCCGATCCGCCACGTCCGCTTCGGCGACGATCTCTCGCAGCACGAGTTCGGCTCGGTCGTGGTCAACAGCGTCGGCACCGGGGGAGCGGCGACCAAGGTCTCCGCCGCCCGGGTCGCGGCGGCAGCCGGTGTCGGGGTGCTGGTGACCAGTGCCGACCTCGTCAGCGAGGCCCTGCGCGGCGCCGACATCGGCACGTGGTTCGACCCCGATCCGTCCGCCCCCGCGCCTGCGACCACGGGCACCGTGCGCGCGCCGGAGTCCGTGGCGGCCGTCGATACACTGGGCCGATGA
- the rplU gene encoding 50S ribosomal protein L21, producing the protein MVYAVVRAGGRQEKVEVGTIVVLDRQRAKIGDSIQLPAVLLVDGDAVTTDADALSKVAVTAEVLGEERGPKIVIQKFKNKTGYKKRQGHRQDLTRVKVTGIK; encoded by the coding sequence GTGGTCTACGCAGTAGTGCGCGCCGGTGGTCGGCAGGAAAAGGTCGAGGTCGGCACGATCGTCGTTCTGGATCGTCAGCGCGCGAAGATCGGTGACAGCATCCAGCTGCCCGCCGTCCTCCTCGTCGACGGCGACGCCGTCACGACGGACGCCGACGCGCTGTCGAAGGTCGCCGTGACCGCCGAGGTCCTCGGCGAGGAGCGCGGCCCGAAGATCGTGATCCAGAAGTTCAAGAACAAGACCGGATACAAGAAGCGCCAGGGGCACCGTCAGGACCTCACGCGCGTCAAGGTCACCGGCATCAAGTAA
- the obgE gene encoding GTPase ObgE — protein sequence MVTFVDRVTLHLRAGKGGNGCVSVRREKFKPLAGPDGGNGGHGGDVVLVADPQVTTLLSYHHSPHRSAGNGGFGMGDHRSGALGETLELPVPVGTVVKDPSGETIVDLIEPGMRFIAAPGGVGGLGNAALSNPKRKAPGFALLGTPGWEGDLLLELKTVADVALVGFPSAGKSSLVAAISAARPKIAEYPFTTLHPNLGVVQSGEVRYTVADVPGLIEGASEGKGLGLEFLRHVERCTALVHVLDCATLEPGRDPLTDLDIILAELGAYPVPEGQVPLLDRPQVIALNKVDVPEARDLADMVRPDLEARGFRVFEISTVSHDGLRQLSFALADLVMQHRRAEADKPAPERIVIRPRGAGKEFTIRVEGGTYGTFYRILGEKPVRWMQQTDFQNDEAVGFLADRLEKLGVEDGLYKVGATAGSTVVIGEGDGVVFDWQPTLSSVAELMTAPRGTDPRIEQRTRRTTSERRERYHDLMDAKADARAELDAERIADPDGGSEDRG from the coding sequence ATGGTCACGTTCGTCGACCGAGTGACGCTGCACCTGCGGGCGGGCAAGGGCGGCAACGGCTGCGTGTCCGTCCGCCGCGAGAAATTCAAGCCGCTGGCCGGCCCCGACGGCGGCAACGGCGGACACGGCGGCGACGTCGTGCTCGTGGCCGACCCGCAGGTCACCACGCTGCTGTCGTACCACCACTCGCCGCACCGCAGCGCCGGCAACGGCGGCTTCGGCATGGGCGACCACCGCTCCGGGGCGCTGGGCGAGACCCTCGAGCTCCCGGTCCCCGTCGGCACCGTCGTGAAGGACCCGTCGGGCGAGACCATCGTCGACCTCATCGAGCCGGGCATGCGCTTCATCGCCGCCCCCGGCGGTGTGGGGGGCCTCGGCAATGCCGCGCTGTCCAACCCGAAGCGCAAGGCGCCCGGCTTCGCGCTCCTCGGCACCCCGGGCTGGGAGGGCGACCTCCTCCTCGAGCTCAAGACCGTCGCCGACGTCGCACTGGTGGGCTTCCCGTCCGCCGGCAAGTCCAGCCTCGTCGCGGCGATCTCCGCCGCGCGGCCCAAGATCGCCGAGTACCCCTTCACGACCCTCCACCCCAACCTCGGCGTCGTGCAGTCGGGCGAGGTGCGCTACACCGTCGCCGACGTCCCCGGACTCATCGAGGGCGCCAGCGAGGGCAAGGGCCTCGGCCTGGAGTTCCTCCGTCACGTGGAGCGGTGCACCGCCCTCGTGCACGTGCTCGACTGCGCGACCCTCGAGCCCGGACGCGATCCGCTGACCGACCTCGACATCATCCTGGCCGAGCTCGGCGCCTACCCGGTGCCCGAGGGCCAGGTGCCGCTGCTGGATCGCCCGCAGGTCATCGCCCTGAACAAGGTCGACGTCCCGGAGGCCCGCGATCTGGCCGACATGGTGCGCCCCGATCTGGAGGCCCGCGGCTTCCGGGTGTTCGAGATCTCCACGGTGAGCCACGACGGACTGCGTCAGCTGTCCTTCGCGCTCGCCGACCTCGTGATGCAGCATCGCCGGGCCGAGGCCGACAAGCCCGCCCCCGAGCGCATCGTCATCCGTCCCCGCGGCGCGGGGAAGGAGTTCACGATCCGGGTCGAGGGCGGCACGTACGGCACCTTCTACCGGATCCTCGGCGAGAAGCCGGTGCGGTGGATGCAGCAGACCGACTTCCAGAACGACGAGGCCGTCGGCTTCCTCGCCGACCGGCTCGAGAAGCTGGGCGTCGAGGACGGCCTGTACAAGGTGGGCGCGACGGCCGGCTCCACGGTCGTCATCGGCGAGGGCGACGGCGTCGTCTTCGACTGGCAGCCGACCCTCAGCTCGGTCGCCGAGCTGATGACCGCGCCGCGCGGCACCGATCCGCGCATCGAGCAGCGCACGCGCCGCACGACCTCCGAGCGACGCGAGCGCTACCACGACCTCATGGATGCCAAGGCCGACGCCCGCGCAGAGCTCGACGCCGAGCGCATCGCCGACCCCGACGGCGGGTCCGAGGACCGGGGATGA
- a CDS encoding vitamin K epoxide reductase family protein, producing MSSAPSRTRPVMLAVWLIIAGLIGWSAAFALTLDKLNSLANPGAAASCDFSVLVQCSTNLEAPQGSLFGFPNPLIGLGAWIAPIVVGAAILAGARFARWFWLLFELGMLLAFVFVIFLIITSIFVLGTLCPWCMVTWLVVIPSFYAVTLHVLRTGMLPAPAGVRRAAGSLMTWVPLMAVLSYAVIVVLAQIRLDALTNIFGSLAG from the coding sequence ATGTCTTCCGCCCCCTCCCGCACGCGTCCCGTCATGCTGGCGGTCTGGCTCATCATCGCGGGCCTCATCGGCTGGTCGGCGGCGTTCGCGCTGACCCTCGACAAGCTGAACTCCCTCGCGAATCCCGGGGCCGCGGCATCCTGCGACTTCAGCGTGCTCGTGCAGTGCTCGACGAACCTCGAGGCGCCGCAGGGCTCGCTCTTCGGCTTCCCGAACCCCCTCATCGGACTCGGAGCCTGGATCGCGCCGATCGTGGTGGGGGCGGCGATCCTGGCCGGAGCACGCTTCGCACGCTGGTTCTGGCTGCTCTTCGAGCTCGGGATGCTGCTGGCCTTCGTCTTCGTGATCTTCCTCATCATCACGAGCATCTTCGTGCTCGGCACCCTGTGCCCGTGGTGCATGGTGACGTGGCTGGTCGTCATCCCGTCGTTCTACGCCGTGACCCTGCATGTGCTGCGCACCGGGATGCTCCCGGCGCCCGCCGGCGTCCGCCGCGCCGCGGGGTCGCTCATGACGTGGGTGCCGCTCATGGCCGTCCTGAGCTACGCGGTCATCGTCGTCCTGGCGCAGATCCGCCTGGATGCGCTCACGAACATCTTCGGCAGCCTCGCCGGCTGA
- a CDS encoding bifunctional folylpolyglutamate synthase/dihydrofolate synthase translates to MNDRDRADAVYAELLKRQGERWVQPRVERTRRVLELLDDPQRTYRVVHVTGTNGKTSTSRIIESLVRAHGLRTGLFTSPHLERFTERIMIDGEPVADGAVADAWEEISPFVDLVDAELAASGDAALTFFELLTVLAFVVCADAPIDVLVLEVGMGGSWDSTNAADGDVAVFAPIDLDHADRLGDTIREIATVKSGIIKDGAAVVSARQNAEAEQVLRDAAAARGATIAFEGEGFALAADRLAVGGQAISVRGLAGTYEDEYLPMYGEHQAFNAALAVAAVESLIGGGQRAIAADIVAQGLSEATSPGRLQLVGIAPTVVVDAAHNPHGVRALVQALRTAFDFDEWGVVLGALEDKDVRGIVSEITPIAAHVFATAPHSERAATADAVADIAEDREVPVTVHDELADAAEAARAWAASADRRAVVIAGSVVLAGEALALATAEDWKAGWTE, encoded by the coding sequence ATGAACGACAGGGATCGCGCCGACGCCGTCTACGCGGAGCTGCTGAAGCGCCAGGGCGAGCGGTGGGTGCAGCCGCGGGTCGAGCGCACCCGCCGGGTGCTGGAGCTGCTCGACGACCCGCAGCGCACGTACCGCGTGGTGCATGTGACGGGCACGAACGGCAAGACGTCCACGAGCCGCATCATCGAGAGCCTCGTGCGCGCCCACGGGCTGCGCACGGGCCTGTTCACCAGCCCGCACCTGGAGCGCTTCACCGAGCGGATCATGATCGACGGCGAGCCGGTGGCCGACGGCGCCGTGGCCGACGCGTGGGAGGAGATCTCGCCCTTCGTCGATCTCGTCGACGCGGAGCTCGCGGCGTCGGGCGACGCGGCGCTGACCTTCTTCGAGCTGCTGACCGTGCTCGCGTTCGTCGTCTGCGCCGACGCGCCGATCGACGTGCTCGTGCTGGAGGTCGGGATGGGCGGATCGTGGGACTCCACGAACGCCGCCGACGGCGACGTCGCGGTGTTCGCGCCCATCGACCTCGACCACGCCGACCGCCTCGGCGACACGATCCGTGAGATCGCGACCGTGAAGTCGGGGATCATCAAGGACGGCGCCGCCGTCGTCTCCGCCCGTCAGAACGCGGAGGCGGAGCAGGTGCTGCGGGATGCCGCGGCCGCCCGGGGCGCGACCATCGCGTTCGAGGGCGAGGGGTTCGCCCTCGCGGCGGACCGGCTCGCGGTCGGCGGCCAGGCGATCTCGGTGCGCGGACTCGCCGGCACCTACGAGGACGAGTACCTGCCGATGTACGGCGAGCACCAGGCCTTCAACGCCGCCCTCGCGGTCGCCGCGGTCGAGTCGCTGATCGGAGGCGGGCAGCGTGCCATCGCCGCCGACATCGTCGCCCAGGGGCTCTCCGAGGCCACGTCGCCCGGCCGGCTGCAGCTGGTGGGCATCGCGCCGACGGTCGTCGTCGACGCCGCGCACAATCCGCACGGCGTCCGCGCGCTCGTGCAGGCGCTGCGCACGGCCTTCGACTTCGACGAGTGGGGGGTCGTCCTCGGCGCCCTCGAGGACAAGGACGTGCGCGGCATCGTGTCGGAGATCACCCCGATCGCGGCGCACGTCTTCGCCACCGCCCCGCACTCGGAGCGCGCCGCCACCGCCGACGCCGTGGCCGACATCGCCGAGGATCGCGAGGTGCCCGTGACGGTGCACGACGAGCTGGCGGATGCCGCGGAAGCCGCCCGCGCGTGGGCCGCGTCCGCCGACCGCCGCGCCGTCGTCATCGCCGGGTCGGTCGTGCTGGCGGGCGAGGCGCTCGCCCTCGCGACCGCCGAGGACTGGAAGGCGGGGTGGACGGAGTGA
- a CDS encoding DUF4233 domain-containing protein — protein sequence MTADTAGRPGRTPRPRRARGAAESLGSIVLAFESVVVFLAGLVVFGLKALPESIPAWWGIVGGAVMAILMIAVSGVLRHRWGIILGWVLQIIVALASFLVPAIAFVAIIFGGMWAYATIKGASLDRRNARLSQGRDTPNGE from the coding sequence GTGACCGCCGACACCGCCGGTCGTCCCGGCCGCACGCCCCGACCGCGTCGCGCGCGCGGCGCGGCGGAGTCGCTCGGCTCCATCGTCCTGGCCTTCGAGTCGGTCGTCGTGTTCCTCGCCGGACTCGTCGTCTTCGGGCTGAAGGCCCTGCCCGAGTCGATCCCCGCCTGGTGGGGCATCGTCGGGGGCGCCGTCATGGCGATCCTCATGATCGCCGTCTCGGGAGTGCTGCGACACCGCTGGGGGATCATCCTCGGCTGGGTCCTGCAGATCATCGTCGCGCTCGCTTCTTTCCTGGTGCCGGCGATCGCCTTCGTGGCGATCATCTTCGGCGGCATGTGGGCGTATGCCACGATCAAGGGGGCGTCCCTCGACAGGCGCAACGCGCGACTCTCGCAGGGCCGCGACACCCCGAACGGAGAATGA